The Paenibacillus thermoaerophilus genome contains the following window.
TTTCCTGTTCGGAAGGTGAATTCTCCATTTCCTGGGCGTTCGGTTTAGGGTGAGACTTTTCCATGTATCCGGTTGCCGGGAGATTTTCATTGCCGTCTTTTGTGACTCTCTGCGTCGCTTCGGTTTGTTCGTTTTGTCCGTTTTGTTCATTAGGCAACACGGAAGTAGGGGCCGTTTGAACCGGCTGCACTGCATACGGCGTGTTATAGGAAGGCTTCGCTTCATGCGCTGAGCCGTTACGGAAAATTTCTTCCGTTATCTGATTACCGGTTGCATCCATGTTTTCAGAAGGTTTTTCAAAAAACTGTTCCGGGTCAATTCCCGCACGGATAAACGACGAGGTGATCGAATGCGAACGTAACTGCTCAACGTCCAGTTCAATCCCTATTTGTTTGGCCCGCTCATATACCATGTACTTGTTCAAAGTCAATCCCGCTTTTTTGGCTTGTTCCATTTGCTGTTCATTCGCGTCGAACTTTTCGAATCTGTAATCTCGACTCTCTGAGATAATCTTATTGACATCCACGTCAAAGGAAGACGGGCCAAAATCGACGACGGATACCCAGATCCACCTTTTATCGGCTTGAATGCCTAAATAACCTTGTTCTTCTGCTTTGTTGATGATGATTCGGGCGGCTGCATAAAATTCCTTTCCTATCAATTGCTGATCAGGCACAATCCAATTGGCATCATCGTTCACTAAGACGGCTTTCTTGATCTTTCCCTTACGGTCAACGAAAAGTTCGAAGCCCGGGTTAATATCGATCGCAACCAGAGCCACGGGTTGAGCCGGAATTTCAATAAACGTAAACAGCATGGTAATGCCGCACAGCAACAATAATGTGGCCGCAAGGAACCTGTATTTTTGCAACCTCTGCCACCGGCTGCGTTTAATGGTAATTTCCGCAGCGGGTACGGGGATGGCATCTCCCAATTTCGGCATGACAGGAGGGTGGGGCAAATTGCGGAACTTCCCATCTTCACAGAGGACGACGATACATTGTTCGGTTATTTTCATGACGATACCATGCATCATCATCACTCTCCTATCTCCGAAAATGAGACCTTATTACGAATGTGGACAAACTCATCACAGGAAAAAATCAAGATCAGGGCAATTAAATATTTCCGGTTCCTTTCCAACGTCTTTTTGCTAACCCCCGCATACTGCGTCATCTCTTTCAACGGAAGATGTTTCGTTCTCTCCAAATAAAGTTTCATCTCGGGATTTTCGCAAAAACGCTTGGCAATTCGAATGAGTTGTTTCCTGGCATCTTGATGGCTTGGGGAACATTTCTCCAGTTCCTCAAGACGGATGCCGTACTCCTGTAGCCGTTCATCGTACAAGATCAGTTCTTGGGTCAGCGTAGCGGCGGATTCTTGCTGCGCATATATTTCCAGGGAGCTGGAGATTTCACTGGCAGTGAATTCAAACCCGTCATAGCTGTTCAACACCAAGCTTTCGAACTTGGAGATTTTGCCGTTTTTGCGAAATTCGTCGATGAGCCGGCGTCGTATCATCATAAAGGCAAAATTATCGAAAGTTTTCCCATGCGACGAGTCGTAATGGTTGATGGCCTCATTGAAAGCAATCAAACCGATGCTCGCCTCGTCATCATTCCATTCGACTTTGCGTTTGCAAACATGACGGAGGGCGCGGAGAATAAAGGGTCGATACTGTTCGATCAACCACTCCCGGTTTCTGCTGTTTCCTTTGCGGATATCCAATAAAATATCTTCGATGGATCTGTCCATGAATTTGCATCACTTCCTAGTTCGACGCAGGCTCTCCGCTTATGGGAAATAAATATCCTTGTCGCAGTTATGGAACCTTTTATGTACTATGTATATCGACACGATTCGGCAATTTCTTAAAATTGAATCGGAAGTAATTGGCGTTGTTACTATCAGGTTAAATAACGAACCAAAGCGCATTGTGCACCAGTGGACAGGGACGACCATAAGCCGGTTGATAGGGGCTAGCGCGCAGAAAGAACAGGCCGTAAGGTTGGTTGAGCTTGCGTTTTCAAAAAGAATGGAGTGGCACCCGCAAGGCTTTCTGGATTCTTCTATAAGAACAAGGGTATAATTGAATGAAGATAACAATTTCCTAAAATACCCAAAAAGGCGAGAGGGTGCTTCCTGATGAAAGAATTCCTTGATAAACGTGACCGCAAAGCCAACCGCTTGATCAACGAAAAATCTCCTTACCTGCTGCAGCATGCCTACAATCCGGTGGATTGGTATCCCTGGGGAGAAGAAGCGTTCCAGAAAGCGGCAAGGGAGAGCAAGCCGGTATTCCTGTCCATCGGCTATTCGTAGCCCTGCGGGGCGCGAAAATGAGGTAACAGTATGCCGACATGCCATTGGTGCCATGTTATGGAGCGCGAATCATTTGAGGACGAAGATGTCGCGGCCATCCTGAACGAGCATTACGTATCCATCAAGGTCGACCGCGAGGAACGGCCGGACATCGACCATCTGTATATGACGGTGTGCCAGGCGATGACAGGGCAGGGGGGCTGGCCGCTCACGATCGTCATGACGCCGGACCGGAAGCCGTTTTTCGCCGGCACGTATTATCCCAAGCACCGGCGGTACGGCCGCTACGGATTGATGGATCTGCTTCCTTCGCTGGCGGAGAAGTGGAAGGAAGATCCGGAGCGCATCGTCCGAATCGGCGACGAGATCGTCAAGGAAGTGCGCGGCCGGTCGCTGTCGGCGCTGTCCGGCGAGCTGACGGACGAGCTGGCCGATCAGGCAGTCGAGCAGTATTTAAGCCGGAATGACGAGGTATACGGCGGTTTCGGCGGCGCGCCGAAGTTTCCGACGCCTCATAACCTGCTGTTCCTGATGCGCCAGTACCACCGGACGAAGGACGCCAAAATCCTGGAAGCCGTTGAACGGACGCTGGAAGCGATGTACCGGGGCGGTCTGTACGATCATATCGGGTTCGGCTTCGCCCGGTACTCCACCGACGAGCGCTGGCTTGTGCCGCATTTCGAGAAAATGCTCTATGACAACGCCCTGCTGGCCTACGCCTATCTGGAAGCGCACCAACTGACGGGCAAGCCGCTGTACCGGTCGGTGGCGGAGGGCATTTTCGCCTACGTGAAGCGGGAGATGACTCACCCCGAGGGCGGCTTCTATTCCGCGGAGGACGCGGACTCGGAGGGTGTCGAGGGCAAGTTCTACGTCTGGACGCCGGATGAGATCGAAGACGTGCTGGGGGCCGAGGACGCCGTTCTGGCGATGCGGGCCTGGGACATTACGGCGGAGGGCAACTTCGAAGGCCGGTCCATCCCGAATCTGATCGAATTCGACCGCGCGGCCTTGGCGGCGGAGTTCGGCTTGTCTGAGCTTGAGCTTGCCGAGAAACTCGATGCGATCCGGGAAAAATTGTTCCGGGCGCGGGAGCGGCGGGTTCATCCGCATAAGGACGATAAAATCCTGACCGCCTGGAACGGGCTTATGATCGCAGCCTTCGCCAAAGGCGGCGCCGTGCTGGGCGATGCGGAGCTGGTCGGGCGCGCGGAGCTGGCGGCGGCTTTTGTCGCGGACCGGCTGACCCGCCCGAACGGACGCCTGCTCGTGCGGTACAGGGACGGGGAAGCGGCGGTTCCCGGCTTTATCGACGATTACGCGTTTATGCTGTGGGGGCTGACGGAGCTGATCGAAGCGACGGGCTCGGCCCGGTGGTACGATTGGGCGGTTCGGCTGGCGGACGATATGCTGAGACTGTTCCGGGACGAGAACGATGGCGGATTCTTCTTCAGCGGAACGGACGCGGAAGAGCTGCTGTACCGCAATAAGGAGACGTACGACGGCGCGACGCCCTCCGGCAACGGAGTGGCGGCATGGATATTGGCGAGGCTCGGCCGCATGTCGGGACGAACCGAATGGGCGGAAGCCGCCGAGCAGGTGACCCGCGCGTTCGCCGGCGCTTACCGCCGTTACCCGACCGGGCACGCGATGGGGCTGATGGCCGTCGATTATATGCGCCATCCGGGTCCGGAGATCGTATGCGCGTACGGCCGGCCCGATCCGGAGTCGGAGGCGATCGGCGACGCGCTGCGCCATCTGTATAGCCCGAACGCCATCCGTCTGTCTTTCCCCGCTTCGGGGCCAGAGTCCGATATTAGAGACCGCCTCCCCTGGCTGGCGGACAAACGGCCGCTCGACGGGCGCACGACGGTGTATGTATGCCGGGATTTCGCCTGTATGGCTCCGGCGAGAGACGCTGGGATGCTTCGGGAGCAACTGCGGTAGATTAAATGGTGTATAATGTAAATTCGGCGGTAACGCACGCCGTTTCGATAATAAACTTCATAAAAATTTACACGGTATGACAGGATTATATTGGTTGGTGTCGAATAAAGAGATTATCATCTAAGAAATGGGGCCAAGAACATGATCTCTTTAACAGACGCGAAACGGAAAAAGCAATTGCAATACATCGGCTTGTCCGAGACGGATTTGGCTTTGCTCAAAAGCCACGAAGCGGATTTTAAACAGATTGTCCGTCAACTGGTGGATGAGCTGTACGATCGGCTGATGAAAGAACCCGAACTGGCGGAGATTATCAACCGTTACAGTACTCTCGAGAGGCTGAAGCAGACGCAGGAATGGTATTTCCTCTCGCTGGCCTCGGGCGTCATCGACGACGAATATATCGCGAAACGCTTGTATGTCGGCAAAGTACATTCCAAGATCGGGCTGACGACCGACTGGTATCTCGGCACCTACATGCTGTATCTCGATCTGGCGACGGCCCACTTCGGAAAACTCCGTTCCGGCGATTGGTCGAAGCTGATCTGGTCGCTGTCGAAAATGTTTAATCTCGACTCGCAGCTCGTTCTCGAAGCGTACGAACAGGACGAGAAGGCGAAAATCGAGAAGCTGGT
Protein-coding sequences here:
- a CDS encoding anti-sigma-I factor RsgI family protein; amino-acid sequence: MHGIVMKITEQCIVVLCEDGKFRNLPHPPVMPKLGDAIPVPAAEITIKRSRWQRLQKYRFLAATLLLLCGITMLFTFIEIPAQPVALVAIDINPGFELFVDRKGKIKKAVLVNDDANWIVPDQQLIGKEFYAAARIIINKAEEQGYLGIQADKRWIWVSVVDFGPSSFDVDVNKIISESRDYRFEKFDANEQQMEQAKKAGLTLNKYMVYERAKQIGIELDVEQLRSHSITSSFIRAGIDPEQFFEKPSENMDATGNQITEEIFRNGSAHEAKPSYNTPYAVQPVQTAPTSVLPNEQNGQNEQTEATQRVTKDGNENLPATGYMEKSHPKPNAQEMENSPSEQEKANVREFELRVTLDQEQKIKLEYKNEEGRITAEGEKETSQGKERLQGEQAIQYLNGVIQKLRLVEKMNKLTLAKQISSVLNFREDQWIEMEIEIEFSNGETLEFELTNFANGEEEKQEKEKESNKDDDE
- the sigI gene encoding RNA polymerase sigma-I factor; the encoded protein is MDRSIEDILLDIRKGNSRNREWLIEQYRPFILRALRHVCKRKVEWNDDEASIGLIAFNEAINHYDSSHGKTFDNFAFMMIRRRLIDEFRKNGKISKFESLVLNSYDGFEFTASEISSSLEIYAQQESAATLTQELILYDERLQEYGIRLEELEKCSPSHQDARKQLIRIAKRFCENPEMKLYLERTKHLPLKEMTQYAGVSKKTLERNRKYLIALILIFSCDEFVHIRNKVSFSEIGE